The sequence CGTGAAGAACTGCGCGGCATCGGTCGCGTCGATCGGCCCGGAATTCGAGGAAGCCGCATGGCTGATGGGTGCGAGCCCGCGCCGCGCGCTCGTCGATGTCGTGCTGCCGCTGATGCGGCCGGGCATCCTCGCCGGCATGCTGTTCGCGTTCATCGTGTCGTTCAACGAATTCACCGTGACGTTCTTTCTGTACAGCGTCGACACGATGACGCTGCCGGTCTGGCTCTACAGCCGCACGGTGTCGTCGCTCGACCCGACCGTGTTCTGTTTCGCGGTGTTCACCGTCGCGATCGATTTCGCGCTGATCTGGATGCTCGAAAAACTCGTCGGCGACAAGGGCGTTGCGCTCTGACCGACGCGCCGCCCTCACCGGTTCAAGGAAATTCCATGTCCCAGCTCATCCTCCAGCACGTCACGAAGCGCTTCCACCAGGCGTATGCCGTCGATCATGTCGACCTGTCCGTGCCGGACGGCAAGCTCGTCTGCTTTCTCGGCCCGTCGGGATGCGGCAAGACGACGCTGATGCGGATCATCGCCGGCCTCGAAACGCCGACTTCGGGCACGATCGCGTTCGCCGGCTGCGAACTCACGCACGTTCCCGCCAACCGGCGCGATTTCGGCATGGTGTTCCAGTCCCTCGCGCTGTTCCCGCACATGACGGTCGCACAGAACATCGCGTATCCGCTGCGACTGCGCAAGACCGCCAGGGCAGCGCAGGCACAGCGCGTCGCCGAGCTGCTCGACCTGATCCAGCTGCCGCATATGGCCAGTCGCCTCGTCACGCAACTGTCGGGCGGGCAGCGCCAGCGCGTCGCGATTGCACGCGCGATCGCTTCGTCGCCGCGCCTGCTGCTGCTCGACGAACCGCTCTCGGCGCTCGACGCGAAGCTGCGCGAGGCGATGCAGGTGGAGATCCGCCTGCTCCAGCAGCGGCTCGGCATCACGACGATCATGGTCACGCACGACCAGCGCGAAGCGATGACGATGGCCGACGAGATCGTCGTGATGGACAAAGGCCGGATTCAGCAGGTGGGCCGGCCGCTCGACATCTACCGCGATCCGGTCAACGAATTCGTCGCCGATTTCATCGGCCTCGGCAATATCCTGCCGGTCGCCCGCGACGGCGATGATGCGATTGTCCTGCCGGGCGGACAACGTCTCGCGATCCGCCGCGCGCCGGGCACGCCACACACGGCCGACGCCGCGCGCCTGCTGATCCGCCCCGAGGATATCTGCGTGCGCCCGAGCGCGGCACTGCCGTCCACGCCCAACACGCTTGCCGGCACGATCACGTTCGTGCGCGACGTCGGTGCGTCGATCGAAGCGACGATCGATTGCCACGGCTTCACGCTGACGGCCGCGACGACGCCGCGCGAAACGCCCGACCTGCACGTCGGCATGCCGGTATTCGCCGAACTGCCGGCGCGCGCATGCAAGCTGATCGCAGCACGCGACGCCTGACGCCGCTCCCTTTCACCACTGCCGCAACAAGGATCCCGCCATGAACGCATCGACCCAAGCCACCCGCCTCGTGCGACGCCTGCTCGCCCGCACTGCCCTCCTCTGCGCCTGCGCCGGCACGGCAGGACTCGCCGCCTTCGCGCCGCTCGCGCATGCCGATGCACTCGACACGATCGCGAAGTCCGGCGTCGTACGGGTCGGCGTGTTCGAGGACTATCCGCCGTTCGGCTCGATCGGCCCCGACATGAAGCCGCTAGGCTATGACATCGACATGGCGAACCTGCTCGGCAAGGCGCTCAACGCGAAGGTCGAGCTCGTGCAGGTCACCGGCGACAACCGGATGGCGTACCTCGCCGACCGCAAGACCGACATGCTGCTGTCGGTCGGCCAGACGCCCGAACGCGCAAAGGTGATCGACTTCTCGAACGCGTATGCGCCGTACTATCTCGCAGTATTCGGGCCGAAATCGCTCGCCGTGAAAGGCACCGCCGATCTCGCCGGCAAATCGGTCGCGGTCGCGCGCGGCACGCTCGAGGACCTGAGCGTGAGCAAGGTCGCTCCGCCGAGCGCGACGATCAAGCGCTTCGACGATCCGAACGGCGCGATCGCCGCCTTCCTGTCGGGACAGGCACAACTGCTCGTGGTCGGCAACGACGTCGGCGCGACGATCATCGCGCGCCATCCTTCGATCGACCCCGAACAGAAGTTCTCGCTGTTCAGCTCGCCCGATCACGTCGGCCTGAACAAGAACGAGCCGCGCCTGATGCAGAAGGTCAACGACGCGATCGCCAGTGCAAAGAAGAACGGCACGCTGAACACGCTGTCGCAGAAGTGGCTGCACGCGGCACTGCCGGCCGATCTGTAATGTGCCCCGTGCCCACCCAGCATTCACGACGAAAGGCGCCGCGATGACCTACGTGTTCGATTTCAGCGATTTCGGCCTGTACGCAGGCATGCTCGCGCGCGGGATCGGCGTGACGCTCGGCCTCACCGCAGCCTCCACCGTGCTCGGCGGCCTGATCGGCACGGCTGGCGCTTGGATCGCGCTCGCCGGCCCCCGCTGGGCGCGTGCGCTCGTCGCGACCTATGTCGAACTGATCCGCAACACGCCGTTTCTGGTCCAGTTGTTCTTCGTCTTCTTCGGCCTGCCCGGTATCGGCGTGCATATCGACGAAGCGCAGGCGGCCGTGCTGGCGATGACGGTCAACCTCGGCGCCTATGCCGTCGAGATCCTGCGCGCCGGCATCGAATCGGTGCCGCACGGGCAAACGCAGGCCGCGCGGGCGCTCGGGCTGCACGGCCGGCAGGTATTCGGCCACGTCATCCTGCCGCAGGCGCTCGCGAACGTGTATCCCGCGCTGCTCGGGCAGGTGCTGATCGTGATGCTCGGCTCGGCCGTCGTGTCGCAGATCTCGGTACCCGACCTGACATACGCGGCGAACTTCATCCAGTCGCGCAATTTCCGCGCGTTCGAGATCTACATCGTCGTGACCGCGATCTACCTGCTGTTGTCGATCGCGCTGCGCATGCTGCTCAATCGCGCGGGCCGCCGGCTCTTCACGGGCCGCGCGCCGCACGGCGCGGCCACGGCACCGCGACGCGCGCGCGTTGCCCGCTTCGCGCGACGCGTCCGCTCCCCCGAAATCCGCCTCCCGACGGAGCGTGCACGATGATCGAATTCACTCCCTGGGACATTGCGTGGAACCTGCTGCTCGCCGCGCGCTGGACCGTTCTGCTCTCGCTGATCACGTTCGTCGGTGGCAGTCTGGCCGGGTTCGCGTTGCTCGCGATGCGCGTATCACCGGCGCCGGCGCTGCGCCGCTTCGTGAGCCTGTATGTCGAGCTGTTTCAGGGCACGCCGCTGCTGATGCAGCTATTCCTCGGTTTCTTCGGACTGCCGCTCATCGGCATCGACGTGACGCCATGGATCGCCGCGTCGGTCATGCTGACGTTGAACGCCAGCGCCTATCTGGCCGACATCTGGCGCGGCTGCGTCGACGCGGTGCCGCGCGGCCAGTGGCATGCCGCAGCGAGTCTCGGCATGACGTGGACGCAGCAGCTGCGCTATGTGGTCTGGCCGCAAGCATGGAAAATCGCACTGCCGCCGACCGTCGGCTTTCTCGTGCAGGCGGTAAAGAGCACCGCGCTCACGTCGATCATCGGGCTGACCGAACTCACCAAGACCGGCAACATCATCACCAACGCGGTGTTCAAGCCGTTTCCGATCTACGCGATGGTCGCACTGCTCTACTTCGCGATGTGTTTCCCGTTGACGTGGTACGCACGCGCGCTCGAGCGACGCTATCGCGTCGCGAAGGCGCGCTGAACCGGCGCCGCGTGCACCTCATTACGATTCAGGTACCGACATGATTTCCATCAGTAACGTTTCGAAGTGGTACGGCCAGTTCAAGGTCCTTGCCGATTGCACGACCGAGGTCAAGAAAGGCGAAGTGGTCGTCGTGTGCGGCCCGTCGGGCTCGGGCAAGTCGACGCTGATCAAGACCGTGAACGGCCTCGAGCCGTTCCAGCAGGGCGAGATCCTCGTGAACGGCCAGTCGGTCGGCGACAAGAAGACGAACCTGTCGAAGCTGCGCTCGAAGGTCGGGATGGTGTTCCAGCATTTCGAGCTGTTCCCGCACCTGTCGATCACCGAGAACCTGACGCTCGCGCAAATCAAGGTGCTCGGCCGCGGCAAGGACGAGGCGAACGAGAAGGGCATGAAGCTGCTCGATCGCGTCGGCCTGAAGGCGCATGCGCACAAGTTCCCGGGCCAGTTGTCGGGCGGCCAGCAGCAGCGTGTCGCGATCGCGCGCGCGCTGTCGATGGACCCGATCGCGATGCTGTTCGACGAACCGACCTCCGCGCTCGATCCCGAGATGATCAACGAAGTGCTCGACGTGATGGTCCAGCTCGCGCAGGAAGGGATGACGATGATGGTCGTCACGCACGAGATGGGCTTCGCGAAGAAGGTCGCTCATCGCGTGATCTTCATGGATCAGGGCGCGATCGTCGAGGACGACCGCAAGGACGATTTCTTCTCGAATCCGAAGTCGGATCGCGCGAAGGACTTCCTCGCGAAGATCCTGCACTGAGCGGCGGTCATGCACGCGCCCTGCCCGACGTGCCGCACCCGGCATTCCCGATCGCCCGTTCCACGCCGGCCTTCCCGATGAAACGACTTCCTTCCTTCAA comes from Burkholderia pyrrocinia and encodes:
- a CDS encoding ABC transporter ATP-binding protein, whose protein sequence is MSQLILQHVTKRFHQAYAVDHVDLSVPDGKLVCFLGPSGCGKTTLMRIIAGLETPTSGTIAFAGCELTHVPANRRDFGMVFQSLALFPHMTVAQNIAYPLRLRKTARAAQAQRVAELLDLIQLPHMASRLVTQLSGGQRQRVAIARAIASSPRLLLLDEPLSALDAKLREAMQVEIRLLQQRLGITTIMVTHDQREAMTMADEIVVMDKGRIQQVGRPLDIYRDPVNEFVADFIGLGNILPVARDGDDAIVLPGGQRLAIRRAPGTPHTADAARLLIRPEDICVRPSAALPSTPNTLAGTITFVRDVGASIEATIDCHGFTLTAATTPRETPDLHVGMPVFAELPARACKLIAARDA
- a CDS encoding transporter substrate-binding domain-containing protein; protein product: MNASTQATRLVRRLLARTALLCACAGTAGLAAFAPLAHADALDTIAKSGVVRVGVFEDYPPFGSIGPDMKPLGYDIDMANLLGKALNAKVELVQVTGDNRMAYLADRKTDMLLSVGQTPERAKVIDFSNAYAPYYLAVFGPKSLAVKGTADLAGKSVAVARGTLEDLSVSKVAPPSATIKRFDDPNGAIAAFLSGQAQLLVVGNDVGATIIARHPSIDPEQKFSLFSSPDHVGLNKNEPRLMQKVNDAIASAKKNGTLNTLSQKWLHAALPADL
- a CDS encoding amino acid ABC transporter permease — protein: MTYVFDFSDFGLYAGMLARGIGVTLGLTAASTVLGGLIGTAGAWIALAGPRWARALVATYVELIRNTPFLVQLFFVFFGLPGIGVHIDEAQAAVLAMTVNLGAYAVEILRAGIESVPHGQTQAARALGLHGRQVFGHVILPQALANVYPALLGQVLIVMLGSAVVSQISVPDLTYAANFIQSRNFRAFEIYIVVTAIYLLLSIALRMLLNRAGRRLFTGRAPHGAATAPRRARVARFARRVRSPEIRLPTERAR
- a CDS encoding amino acid ABC transporter permease, encoding MIEFTPWDIAWNLLLAARWTVLLSLITFVGGSLAGFALLAMRVSPAPALRRFVSLYVELFQGTPLLMQLFLGFFGLPLIGIDVTPWIAASVMLTLNASAYLADIWRGCVDAVPRGQWHAAASLGMTWTQQLRYVVWPQAWKIALPPTVGFLVQAVKSTALTSIIGLTELTKTGNIITNAVFKPFPIYAMVALLYFAMCFPLTWYARALERRYRVAKAR
- a CDS encoding amino acid ABC transporter ATP-binding protein is translated as MISISNVSKWYGQFKVLADCTTEVKKGEVVVVCGPSGSGKSTLIKTVNGLEPFQQGEILVNGQSVGDKKTNLSKLRSKVGMVFQHFELFPHLSITENLTLAQIKVLGRGKDEANEKGMKLLDRVGLKAHAHKFPGQLSGGQQQRVAIARALSMDPIAMLFDEPTSALDPEMINEVLDVMVQLAQEGMTMMVVTHEMGFAKKVAHRVIFMDQGAIVEDDRKDDFFSNPKSDRAKDFLAKILH